The following are encoded together in the Mesoterricola sediminis genome:
- a CDS encoding SAM-dependent methyltransferase, translated as MLRALERMREGCLEMALPEGTRVFGDPGAGLRARVDVHDLRTFEAALLRGEVGLGEAYVEGWWSSPDPVAAVRVALRNMALLDGGALSAAGRAAARLRHLARANTRAGARRNIAAHYDLGNPFYRLWLDASLAYSSAFFPSETATLEEAQEAKYRMICGKLDLGPEDRLVEIGTGWGGFALHAARAHGCRITTTTISREQFDLATERVREAGLQDRIQVVMEDYRDLRGAFTKAVSIEMFEAVGLANYDAYFGAVDRLLEPGGRFLMQTITMEERHFEAYRRGVDFIQQHVFPGSQLASLLEVHRSLARATRLEMRGMEDLGLHYARTLRTWRERFHARGAEVAALGFDARFRRLWDYYLASCEGAFQERHVSVAQLVMEKGGGRP; from the coding sequence ATGCTCCGCGCCCTGGAGAGGATGCGGGAGGGCTGCCTGGAGATGGCCCTGCCCGAGGGGACGCGGGTCTTCGGGGACCCGGGCGCGGGCCTTCGGGCCCGGGTCGACGTCCACGACCTCCGCACCTTCGAGGCCGCCCTGCTGCGCGGGGAGGTGGGCCTGGGCGAAGCCTACGTGGAGGGCTGGTGGAGCAGTCCGGATCCCGTGGCCGCGGTGCGCGTGGCGCTGCGGAACATGGCCCTGCTCGACGGCGGCGCCCTCTCCGCGGCCGGCAGGGCCGCCGCGCGGCTGCGCCACCTCGCCCGGGCCAACACCCGTGCCGGGGCGCGGCGCAACATCGCCGCCCACTATGACCTGGGCAACCCCTTCTACCGGCTCTGGCTGGACGCGTCCCTGGCGTACAGCTCGGCCTTCTTCCCCTCGGAGACGGCCACGCTGGAGGAGGCCCAGGAGGCCAAGTACCGCATGATCTGCGGCAAGCTGGACCTGGGGCCGGAGGACCGGCTCGTCGAGATCGGCACGGGGTGGGGCGGTTTCGCGCTCCACGCCGCCCGCGCCCACGGGTGCCGGATCACCACGACGACCATCAGCCGCGAGCAGTTCGACCTGGCCACGGAGCGGGTCCGGGAGGCGGGCCTCCAGGACCGGATCCAGGTCGTCATGGAGGACTACCGGGACCTGCGGGGCGCCTTCACCAAGGCCGTCTCCATCGAGATGTTCGAGGCCGTGGGGCTCGCCAACTACGACGCCTACTTCGGCGCCGTGGACCGCCTCCTGGAGCCCGGCGGGCGCTTCCTCATGCAGACCATCACCATGGAGGAGCGGCACTTCGAGGCCTACCGGCGGGGGGTGGACTTCATCCAGCAGCACGTGTTCCCCGGATCCCAGCTGGCCAGCCTCCTGGAAGTGCACCGGAGCCTGGCCCGGGCCACCCGGCTGGAGATGCGGGGGATGGAGGACCTGGGCCTCCACTACGCCCGCACCCTCCGGACCTGGCGGGAGCGCTTCCACGCGCGGGGGGCCGAGGTGGCCGCCCTGGGCTTCGACGCCCGGTTCCGCAGGCTGTGGGACTACTACCTGGCCAGCTGCGAGGGCGCCTTCCAGGAGCGGCACGTCAGCGTCGCGCAGCTGGTGATGGAGAAGGGCGGGGGGCGCCCGTGA